TATACAGCACCGATATGGTACATATGATCGCTGACACCGACAGCTTCCAGCCAGGACTTGGGAACGGCTAGACCGCCGATATGGCCCAGAATGACCGGCATGATGCCGAGGTGAAACAGAATGCTGCCGAATTTCAGCTGTTTTTTCTCAATGAATTCACTGGATTTGGCTGTCCAGTTGAATTGATCCTTGCGGTAGCGGGCAATATGTCCGCCGATAAATACGACCATACACATATAAGGGAAAATAACCCATAAAAACTGACCCATCATATTCATTGACTTAGGGCCTCCTGTTCCGCACATGCTTTGAAGGTTTCCCGCAACCCTTTAACCAGGTGATAATAAGGACTCTCCCGCTGCTCCAGCGCCTTCACCAGATGATACGAGCCATCCTCCAGAATCGCCATCAGCATCCGGAAGTTCTCCGGCGCACCAGGGACATCCAGCCACTCTGCCGCATAGATGAACTCACACATCAGCGGCAAGTAATCCGGCAGCTCACTCTCCGGCATTTCGAGGCCGAACATTTCGTACAGCAGCTTCAGCTTAGCGAGCATTTGCCCGCGTTCCTTGGCATCCTCGAATTTGAAATAGGTCATATAGAGCGCACAGTCCTTCTGAAAATCAAACGTAGCCGCATAGTTCTCCTGAATCTCTTCCAGGCTGAAGCTCTGCATGAGCTTCCAGTAGGTCTGCACATTGGAATATGCCGGGTGGCCGGGGTCAAATGCCTCTTCCAGAAAAGCCGGATGGAAATCCAGCTTCTCCGGGTACATGAGCTGCAGGGCGAAATAACCGAAGGATTGCTTGTAATGATGCAGTTTGCTCAGATCAATCACGCCAGATCCCCCCGTAGAAATTCTCTTCATACATCTCCTTGCCGGTCTTCATGGTGTCGCCGGAAGGGCTGGCCGGTCCGCAGCCGTCACAGCCGGAGCCAAAGCCGGGTCCGCCCATGTCGCTGCCGTAGCCGGCGGCGCCCTGCGCACGGTAAGGGTTCATGTGCTGCTCCTTGTGGGAGGTCGGGATCACGAAGCGGTCTTCATATTTGGCAATCGCGAGCAGCCGGTACATCTCCTCCGTCTGCTGCGCCGTCATGCCGACACGGTCCAGTCGGCTAAGATCGAATTCCTGGCCGGTAGACTGGGCGCGCATGTAAGAGCGCATCATCGCCATCCGCTGCAGGGCTTCCTTCACCGTCTCTGTGTCGCCAGCTGTCAGCATATTCGCCAAATATTGAATAGGCGTACGCATTTCTTCGATGGCCGGGAAGATCATATCCGGGTTCTTCAAGGAATCCTTGCCCTCAAAGTAATTCATGATCGGGCTAAGAGGCGGTACATACCATACCATCGGCAGCGTCCGGTATTCCGGGTGCAGCGGGAAGGCCAGCTTATGCTCAATCGCCAGCTTGTAGACCGGTGAGTTCTGCGCAGCCTCCAGCCAGTCCTCAGAGATACCATCCCGTCTCGCCTGGGCTCTAACCTCTGGATCATGCGGATTCAGGAACAGATCGCACTGGGCCTGGTACAGATCCTTCTCGTCCGGGGTGGACGCGGCATCCAGCACCTTGTCGGCGTCATACAGCAGAACGCCAAGGTAGCGGATACGGCCCGTACAGGTCTCGGAACAGACCGTTGGCAGGCCTGCCTCCACACGCGGGAAGCAGAAGGTGCATTTCTCCGCCTTGTTGGTCTGCCAGTTGAAGTACACCTTCTTGTACGGACAGCCGGTCATGCAATATCTCCAGCCGCGGCAGGCTTCCTGATCCACGAGAACGATTCCGTCCTCATCGCGTTTGTACATCGCACCGGACGGGCAGGAAGCCACGCAGCTCGGGTTCAGACAGTGCTCGCACAGACGGGGCAGATAGATCATGAAGGATTTCTCGAAGTTGAACTTGATCTCTTCCTCGATCTTCTGAATGTTC
The window above is part of the Paenibacillus sp. FSL H8-0048 genome. Proteins encoded here:
- the narJ gene encoding nitrate reductase molybdenum cofactor assembly chaperone, with amino-acid sequence MIDLSKLHHYKQSFGYFALQLMYPEKLDFHPAFLEEAFDPGHPAYSNVQTYWKLMQSFSLEEIQENYAATFDFQKDCALYMTYFKFEDAKERGQMLAKLKLLYEMFGLEMPESELPDYLPLMCEFIYAAEWLDVPGAPENFRMLMAILEDGSYHLVKALEQRESPYYHLVKGLRETFKACAEQEALSQ
- the narH gene encoding nitrate reductase subunit beta gives rise to the protein MKIKAQVAMVMNLDKCIGCHTCSVTCKTTWTNRKGAEYMWFNNVETKPGIGYPKRWEDQELYKGGWQLRKGRLELKSGNKLSKIALGKIFYNPDMPEMKDYYEPWTYNYENLTNAGEQKHSPVARAHSAVTGEKMDLEWGPNWEDDLAGAHVTGPLDPNIQKIEEEIKFNFEKSFMIYLPRLCEHCLNPSCVASCPSGAMYKRDEDGIVLVDQEACRGWRYCMTGCPYKKVYFNWQTNKAEKCTFCFPRVEAGLPTVCSETCTGRIRYLGVLLYDADKVLDAASTPDEKDLYQAQCDLFLNPHDPEVRAQARRDGISEDWLEAAQNSPVYKLAIEHKLAFPLHPEYRTLPMVWYVPPLSPIMNYFEGKDSLKNPDMIFPAIEEMRTPIQYLANMLTAGDTETVKEALQRMAMMRSYMRAQSTGQEFDLSRLDRVGMTAQQTEEMYRLLAIAKYEDRFVIPTSHKEQHMNPYRAQGAAGYGSDMGGPGFGSGCDGCGPASPSGDTMKTGKEMYEENFYGGIWRD